In Magnetococcales bacterium, the sequence GGGTCGAGTCCGGCGGTGGGCTCGTCGAGCAGAATGATCTCCGGGCGGGTGACCAGGGCCCGCGCCAGAGCGGCCCGTTTCATCATGCCGCCGGAGAGTTCGTCGGGAAACTTGGCGCCCATGCTGCCCAGGTTGACCTCTTCCAGCGACTTTTTCACCCGTTTGCCGATCTCGACTTCCGGCAGTTCGCGTTTTTCACGCAAGGGAAAGGCCACGTTGGCGAAAACGTCCATGGAATCGAAGAGGGCCCCCCCCTGGAAGAGCATGCCGAAGCGCTGGCGCACCGCGTTCAGGGCGCGTCCCGACAACCGGTTGACCGGCTGTCCGCCGACCAGGATATCGCCCTGTTCGGGGCGCATCAGGCCGATCATGTGTTTCAGGGTGACGCTTTTGCCGCCGCCGCTGACGCCGATGAGGGCGGTGATCATGCCTTCGGGAATCTCCAGATCGATGCCGTCGAGAACCTTGCGGCCGTCGAGGGTCTTGTGTACCCCCTGAAAGCGGATGGCGGCCTTGGGGGTCGTGGTGCCCGCAGCATAGGCTTCCCGTTCCCGGGTCAGCTCGGCTTTCAGGATGTCGAGCAGGGTGGATTGGGAGATCAGTCCCTTTTCCACCAGCAATTCACCCACCAGATCCGGATCGAAAGAGGATCCCTGCTGGACAATGAGCTGTTCCAGGGTCACACTGTTGAGCAGGCCTTCCCGGATCAACAGGGAGCCGATGCGGCCCGGATCGATGGTCGGGGTGGAGGAGGAGAGGGTCATGATAGGTCGATTCCCGCCGCTGACTCGATTCAGAGCATGATGGAGGTGATGAAGTAGTCCCAAACCAGCACCAGCACCGAGGAAAGAACCACGGCCCCGGTGATGGCCTGGCCCACGCCTTCGGCACCTCTCCGGGTCATGTAGCCCTTATAGGTGCAGACCCAGGCGATGATGACCCCGAAACTGAGGGCTTTGATGAGGCTCATGGTGATGTCCTGCATATCCACCTTGGCTTCGATGCCGCCGAAATAGGTGCCGCTGCTCAACCCCAGCAGGTGGACCGAAACCAGATAGCCCCCGAAAATGCCCACCACGTTAAAAATCAGGGTCAACAGGGGCAGGGCGATGATGCCGGCCTCCAGGCGGGGCACGACCAGATACTTGATGGGGTTGATGCCCATGGCCTCCAGGGCGTCCATCTGCTCCTTGATGCGCATCACCCCGAGTTCTCCGGCCATGGCCGATCCGGCGCGACCGGTGACCATGAAGGCGGAAAGGACCGGTCCCAGCTCCTTGATGATGGAGAGGGCCACCATCGGTCCCACCAACCCTTCCGATCCGAAGCGCGCCAGGGTATAGAATCCCTGTAGAGCAAGTACCATACCGGCAAAAGCTGCCGTGAGGACGATCACGAACAGGGAACGATTGCCGATGAAGTGAATCTGCTTGAGCAGATTCCGCCAGCGGAAGGGGGGGACGAAGAGGAGGGTCAGGACGTTGAGCAGAAAAAGAAGCATGCGCCCCATCTCTTGCAAAAGGTCCAGAATAGCTTGTCCCAGGCGGGTTGGCAGTGTTTTCATGGGGATCGGGAAGTGGCCTTTTTCTCCCTCCGCCGCAACGAGGGAGTCTGGATTGGAAAGGGAATTGCAGAATAGCGGATTGCATATTCGGGGATTATTTCCCATCATCAAGCACGTTGGCAAGGATGGAAGGCCCATGTACCGCAATCAGGGTGCGTTCATGAAACCATCGATATCGATAATCTGTCTGTTGACGGGGTGGCTCGGGCTGCAACCGGCCTGGTCCGTGGAGTCTCCTCCCCGACCGCCACAGCCTGTGGCCAAAGCGGCGGGAACGGGGAACCAGGTCATTTTGGCCGCATTGGACGACCTTCCCCTGGAGGAGATGTGGGGTACCTCGAACGTGGGCACTGCCGCGACGCCAGCGGTGCGGGATCCGCTGGAGAAGGTCAACCGCGTGGTCCACGAGTTCAACGACGTGGTCTTCTCCTACGTCCTGAAGCCGGTGGTCAAGGGCTATGCCGCGGTGATTCCCCCCGGAGGGCGTGAGGCGGTGTCCAACTTTTTCGACAATCTGGCCATGCCCATTCATGCCAGCAACGCGCTGGCTCAGGGGAAGGGC encodes:
- a CDS encoding ATP-binding cassette domain-containing protein codes for the protein MTLSSSTPTIDPGRIGSLLIREGLLNSVTLEQLIVQQGSSFDPDLVGELLVEKGLISQSTLLDILKAELTREREAYAAGTTTPKAAIRFQGVHKTLDGRKVLDGIDLEIPEGMITALIGVSGGGKSVTLKHMIGLMRPEQGDILVGGQPVNRLSGRALNAVRQRFGMLFQGGALFDSMDVFANVAFPLREKRELPEVEIGKRVKKSLEEVNLGSMGAKFPDELSGGMMKRAALARALVTRPEIILLDEPTAGLDPIIEHSIHHLICDTFIRSRYTMVIISHAVPEIFNWCHHAVVLHQGRILESGPSLKIRHSEHPVIRQFIHGSLEGPIKVM
- a CDS encoding ABC transporter permease, whose protein sequence is MKTLPTRLGQAILDLLQEMGRMLLFLLNVLTLLFVPPFRWRNLLKQIHFIGNRSLFVIVLTAAFAGMVLALQGFYTLARFGSEGLVGPMVALSIIKELGPVLSAFMVTGRAGSAMAGELGVMRIKEQMDALEAMGINPIKYLVVPRLEAGIIALPLLTLIFNVVGIFGGYLVSVHLLGLSSGTYFGGIEAKVDMQDITMSLIKALSFGVIIAWVCTYKGYMTRRGAEGVGQAITGAVVLSSVLVLVWDYFITSIML